A window of Apium graveolens cultivar Ventura chromosome 8, ASM990537v1, whole genome shotgun sequence contains these coding sequences:
- the LOC141677593 gene encoding ubiquinol oxidase 2, mitochondrial-like: MLMRHGTRGLALSARLFSSNSGLLSESSRVVVGGGVRWRSTLKLGEEKEQKEQLVVTGNNDDASASASASASGNKDVASYWGIMPDQVKKDDGSPWKWNCFRPWETYQADLTIDLNKHHVPATLLDKLAYYTVKSLRFPTDVFFQRRYGCRAMMLETVAAVPGMVGGMLLHCKSLRRFEHSGGWIKTLLDEAENERMHLMTFMEVSQPRWYERALVFTVQGVFFNAYFLAYLASPKLAHRVVGYLEEEAIHSYTEFLKELDKGNIENVPAPAIAIDYWRLPADSTLRDVVMVVRADEAHHRDVNHFASDIHYQGQELKDSPAPLGYH; the protein is encoded by the exons atgtTGATGAGACATGGCACTCGCGGGTTAGCCCTATCTGCCCGCTTATTCTCCTCAAACTCCGGATTACTATCTGAATCATCTAGGGTGGTAGTAGGTGGTGGTGTTCGTTGGAGGAGCACTTTGAAGTTGGGTGAAGAAAAAGAACAAAAGGAACAGCTTGTTGTTACCGGTAATAATGATGATGCTTCTGCTTCTGCTTCTGCTTCTGCTTCTGGTAATAAAGATGTTGCTAGTTATTGGGGAATTATGCCTGATCAGGTTAAAAAAGATGATGGTTCTCCCTGGAAATGGAATTGCTTTAGG CCATGGGAGACATATCAGGCTGATTTGACAATAGATCTCAACAAACATCATGTCCCCGCTACTTTGTTGGACAAACTTGCTTACTATACTGTTAAGTCTCTCAGGTTTCCTACTGATGTCTTCTTCCAG AGACGATATGGATGCCGCGCAATGATGTTAGAAACAGTGGCTGCTGTCCCAGGCATGGTTGGAGGAATGCTGCTCCATTGCAAGTCACTCAGACGCTTTGAGCACAGTGGAGGTTGGATTAAGACCTTGTTAGATGAAGCTGAAAATGAAAGAATGCACCTTATGACATTCATGGAGGTATCCCAGCCAAGATGGTATGAACGTGCCCTTGTGTTCACTGTTCAGGGCGTCTTCTTCAACGCCTACTTCCTTGCCTATCTAGCATCTCCTAAACTGGCTCATCGAGTTGTGGGATACTTGGAGGAGGAAGCAATTCACTCCTACACTGAGTTTCTCAAGGAGTTGGACAAAGGTAATATCGAGAACGTCCCTGCTCCGGCTATTGCCATTGATTACTGGCGCCTCCCAGCTGACTCTACGTTGAGAGATGTTGTCATGGTGGTTAGAGCAGACGAGGCTCATCACCGAGATGTTAACCACTTTGCTTCG GACATACATTATCAAGGACAGGAGCTAAAGGACTCGCCAGCCCCTCTTGGCTATCACTGA
- the LOC141679980 gene encoding uncharacterized protein LOC141679980, whose translation MAETHQDNKRKAVVLRKQQSIKKYRQQSRDDGRKEVQVIETLSYPNATKQGSEEQKSNQVTEGIELGLGIDQTNPTVQATSPEITEERNNKEMIAQAQIYMKKNTEARIQKMVSDTDQSKIEAAVETETILITTNNQAEYEALIAGLKLARTLRIQNLKIYSDSQIVVKQTNGECIAKDSVLAKYQALVQSYLTSIPKIQVIQISREENSEADALSKLVQNSSDLDCSVYFEELQKPSTESEEVMEIENSLNWMTPFINYLEKGKLPEDKGKAQRLKAKASKFFMEEGILYRRTFSSPTLKCIGPREAQYCLMEVHEGICGDHMSAKALALKIIRQGARGDLKYLLVSIDYMTKWVKAKAIRTINQQDCIKFMDNILMRFGIPRILVSDNGPQFVGSEFESYLQERGIRHKKSSIAYPQGNGQVEAVAKMEKYKQKTREHFSKKSWVKNFQIGDLVLRDTEASDPTNTGKLMPKWEGPYKVKEVLRPGTYKLMNMDESEVPNTWHRLRLRKFYQ comes from the exons ATGGCTGAGACCCATCAAGACAACAAGAGAAAGGCAGTCGTGCTCCGGAAACagcaaagtattaagaaatatCGCCAACAATCAAGGGATGATGGGAGAAAAGAAGTTCAGGTCATAGAGACCCTCTCATATCCAAATGCAACCAAACAAGGCTCAGaagagcaaaaaagcaaccaagtcacagaAGGGATTGAATTGGGCCTAGGCATTGACCAAACCAACCCTACTGTGCAAGCAACCAGCCCAGAAATTACTGAAGAAAGAAACAATAAAGAGATGATAGCCCAGGCTCAGATTTATATGAAAAAGAACACAGAGGCTCGGATCCAGAAGATGGTATCAGATACGGATCAATCCAAGATAGAGGCCGCTGTTGAAACAGAAACAATTCTGATCA caacaaacaaccaggcagAGTATGAGGCTCTGATTGCAGGATTGAAGCTAGCAAGAACACTCAGGATTCAGAAtctcaaaatctacagcgactcccagatcgtCGTAAAACAAACAAACGGTGAGTGCATAGCCAAGGATTCAGTTCTAGCCAAgtaccaggctctggtccaaagctacctaACCTCAATACCAAAAATCCAAGTCATCCAAATCAGCAGAGAGGAGAATTCAGAAGCTGATGCATTGTCTAAACTTGTTCAAAATTCGTCAGACCtggattgctccgtctacttcgaagaattgcAGAAACCAAGCACAGAATCTGAGGAAGTCATGGAGATAGAAAACAGTCTGAATTGGATGACTCCATTCATTAACTACTTGGAAAAGGGAAAGCTCCCGGAGGATAAAGGGAAGGCTCAAAGGTTAAAAGCAAAAGCTTCAAAATTCTTCATGGAAGAGGGAATACTCTATCGCCGGACCTTCTCCTCCCCAACCCTCAAGTGCATAGGCCCAAGAGAGGCACAATACTGTCTCATGGAAGTTCACGAAGGAATCTGTGGGGACCACATGTCCGCAAAAGCACTAGCTCTCAAAATCATAAGGCAGGG AGCCAGAGGAGACCTCAAATACTTACTAGTCTCAATTGACTATATGACAAAATGGGTAAAGGCAAAGGCAATCAGAACAATAAACCAACAAGACTGCATTAAGTTCATGGACAACATATTGATGAGGTTTGGGATCCCGAGAATACTTGTCTCAGATAATGGTCCACAGTTCGTCGGTTCAGAATTTGAATCCTACCTTCAAGAAAGGGGCATCCGACACAAGAAGTCATCTATAGCCTACCCTCAAGGAAATGGCCAAGTTGAG GCAGTGGCAAAAATGGAAAAATATAAGCAAAAAACAAgagagcacttcagcaagaagtcctGGGTCAAAAACTTTCAGATTGGAGACCTGGTACTTCGAGACACGGAAGCTTCAGACCCCACCAACACTGGAAAACTAATGCCAAAGTGGGAAGGCCCATACAAAGTCAAGGAAGTTCTAAggccaggaacatacaagctcatgAACATGGATGAGTCTGAAGTACCGAATACATGGCATAGACTCAGGCTCAGAAAGTTTTACCAGTAG
- the LOC141677591 gene encoding pentatricopeptide repeat-containing protein At1g31790: MEANKMQQQPKMHIITPSYSYINSSSSFYPSHISLSSATTNLIKTPPPRFKNTKTSLKFDLPLDKPISKQHPQPFHSISDVLRLMDTLSITIPTDIYISLLKECTHSKDIDQAILLHQHILNSGLSLGVSLRNRFLLLFGYCGFMTIARQLFDEMHNKDSNSWAAMIAGYMSSGEYPQVIHLFLGMQRFKYGDKNAVWFPYSWILVSVIQACVETEDFELGRQIHGLLWKVDFEKNLFVCSSLIDFYGRNGYFVGADHVFDQVPCDNTVVWTARLVNKCREGRFDEAVNVFREMVREGVKRNSFTYSSVLKACGRLGDRGQCGEQIHAHVIKFGVASRSYVQCGLVDMYSKVGLVKYAKRVFDMNQDRKNGACWNAMLRGYMKAGDYIEAIKLLYEMKAADQQPHESLLNELRSACGSSSSV, encoded by the coding sequence ATGGAAGCAAATAAGATGCAGCAGCAGCCTAAAATGCATATCATCACACCATCATATTCATATATTAACTCATCATCTTCTTTCTATCCCTCTCACATTTCCCTTTCCAGCGCAACTACAAATTTAATCAAAACACCACCACCCCGttttaaaaatacaaaaaccAGTCTTAAATTTGATTTACCACTTGACAAACCCATATCTAAACAGCATCCCCAACCCTTCCATTCAATCTCAGATGTTCTCCGTTTAATGGACACTCTTTCTATAACTATTCCCACTGATATTTACATTTCTCTTCTTAAAGAATGCACTCATTCTAAGGACATCGATCAAGCCATTCTATTGCATCAACACATACTTAATAGTGGCTTAAGTCTTGGGGTGTCGTTGCGTAATCGTTTCTTGTTGTTGTTTGGTTATTGTGGGTTTATGACTATTGCCCGCCAACTGTTTGATGAAATGCATAATAAGGATTCTAATTCATGGGCTGCTATGATTGCTGGTTATATGAGTAGCGGTGAGTATCCTCAAGTTATTCACTTGTTTCTTGGAATGCAGAGGTTTAAGTACGGTGACAAGAATGCAGTTTGGTTTCCGTATTCTTGGATATTAGTGTCTGTTATTCAGGCATGTGTGGAGACTGAGGATTTTGAGCTGGGGAGGCAGATTCATGGCTTGTTATGGAAagtggattttgagaaaaatttGTTTGTTTGTAGCTCGTTGATTGACTTTTACGGGAGGAATGGATATTTTGTGGGTGCTGATCACGTGTTTGATCAAGTTCCTTGTGACAATACTGTTGTTTGGACTGCTAGACTTGTGAATAAGTGCAGGGAGGGACGTTTTGATGAAGCGGTTAATGTTTTTAGGGAGATGGTAAGGGAGGGAGTGAAGAGAAATAGTTTTACGTACTCTAGTGTTCTTAAAGCTTGTGGGAGGTTAGGTGATAGGGGACAATGTGGTGAACAAATTCATGCGCATGTGATAAAGTTTGGAGTAGCTTCTAGAAGTTATGTGCAATGTGGGTTGGTTGACATGTATAGCAAAGTCGGTTTGGTAAAATATGCAAAGAGAGTTTTTGATATGAACCAGGACAGGAAGAATGGTGCTTGTTGGAATGCCATGCTTAGAGGGTATATGAAAGCCGGGGACTACATTGAAGCCATTAAACTTCTATATGAAATGAAGGCAGCTGATCAACAGCCACACGAATCACTGCTGAATGAATTAAGGTCTGCTTGTGGAAGTAGTAGCAGTGTCTAA